The Ursus arctos isolate Adak ecotype North America chromosome X, UrsArc2.0, whole genome shotgun sequence genome includes the window AAGAAGCACAGGACTGTTGAGGAAAAGGGGTTGCTGAAGGGCTAGCTTCTCTCCCTCATCTCTGTGGCCTAAGCTTCAGACACAGACAGGTCTCCAGCCAGCTATGCGGTCTCGGGGCCTGAGCCTATGGACATTCTGGCCACAGTCAACTCAACGGGGTAATACCTTTGGCACAAGAGAAGCCAGTTCCTGATGGGAGGACAGGATGGTGGGAGCATGGGGGCTTCTGGAAGAGCTGGGCTCTCTAGCCTGTGGCTCTCCCCAGGGGCCTTGATGCATGGGTATTCTTTACCCCCCTCCACCTGTCTCTGACAGCTGACTTCCTACAAATCCACGGTTAGGAAATCATTTGGCAACAGGAGACTAAGGCTGTTTTGTGGTGGCACAGTCTTtgagaagttaaaaagaaaataggagacCCCTGAAAGAGGCTTTCACTCCGGACGGGACAGATGTCCTACTACTTGTCCGAGCCAAGGTTGGTGGCCACTATCTCCTCATACTTTGGGGGTGGGTCGCTGTATGAGACACTCGCCTCCTCACTGCTGCTCTCCTGGGGCGCAGTCACCTCCTCATAGGATGGGGGAGGAGTGGCACTGGACAgcctggagagagagagctcagggaGGTAGAGGGTGCTCTCAAGGCGGACCGTGGTTCTGCTCCCTCGACTGGGCCCCAGCACCACCTGCGGGTTGCTCCCTGCCTCACGGTGCCCCGAGGACTCCCCCTGGCTATGCACAGTGCCCCGGTACACCATGACCCGGGGGAGGCTGTGCCCGGCGCGACTGGCTAGGTACCGGTTCTGAGCATACGAGGGGTGATGACGGGTGGCTTTCTGCAGCTGGCACCTCCAGATGATGAACAAGGCAATGACAATCAGCAACGCCACCCCCAGAAGGGGCACGACCACGTACATGGCATCTGAGCTTTGTGCAGGGTCTCGGACTGAGTAGACTGCATTCGGGTACCCCTTCCAGAACTCCATCTACAAAAGAAGAAGGGCCGCTTACACTTACATGCAAGACCTCATGCCCCAGCTGGACCTCAGAGACCTTCAGCTAGTCTGGCATGTTCGGCAGGGCCTGTGGtggctccccaccctgccccatctGACTGGCCTCTGGGAGCTATCAGAGAGGCTGTGGAATGCACTCAGGACAAAGGACAATGCTCCCAAGTGAAGAGGCCCCCAGAATCAGGCAGCTGGGATTCTAAGGACATGTTGTCTCTCCTGCTATGGCTCCAATGTCTCTGCCTTAGACTGGGCTGTCTTTCCTTTATGGCTTCCGACTGGGCTCAGATACCAGGCCCTGCTCTTGCTATTCCTGAAGCTCCCCCTGCTCCCAGAAGCCAGCCCCAGGGCAGTACATGCCGTTTTCTCTTTGTCCTCGAACACCTCCTTGACCTCCTCGTAGCTGCAGACCTCCTCCATGCACTCCCGCTCGATGGTACCCTGGCGCAGCTCCTCCAGGAATTCGTTGGCACGAGGGAACCGTTTCAGGACTGAATGGGCATTCTTGGCCTCCAGAAACACTGAGGAGAGAGCTGCACTGAAACCTGGAATGGGCAGGTGCCCAGGGGCTCCTTCAAACCAGACTCAGCCCAGACAGAGAAGCACAATGAGGAAGGGAAGCAATACAAAGCTGGCAGGCAAGACACGACCCCAGATACGGGAAGGCGTTTGTAAAAGGGATCGAAGGGCTGACTTTCTGATGCCATGACGTACCTGCTTAGAATACCACAGACCCGACGAGACTTGGGCCTCAGGTGTTATGGAGCAAACTGAGATCTGACTGAGGGAAGGCCATGTTGCCGATGACCAATACCAAATCACCCCATACGACTCTACCAGGTGGCGTCCCTCCACCTGAACGGCCACCTGTGACATCATCAATAGCCCAGCCCCAGACAATCTAGTACAAACCCAGTCTGGGCTAGATTGGGGCACTGGGTGCATACAAATCTGAGAGTGCCTCTGGGAAACGGGTAGCAGGATCTACGTGGAGAATCTAAGCCTTCATAGGCTGGGCACAGATGCTTCCTGCAAAGTGTCACTGAGTGCTGGCCAAATCTACTTATTCCAAAGGGAAGGACCCAGCTATGGCCCAGGCACCCGGCATGGTATCAGCTATATGTGTCTGTAAACATGAGCTAGTTCCCCTGTCAACCAGCCCCTTGCAGggcccagggaggcagggctTTACCTAAAAGCAGGCGCCCTTACCCACAGCCTGTTGTATTAGTTCCTCTCATAGTGGCCTGGGTGGGTGCACATCTACAGGGACACCCTGGGGACAGGCCGGCTGGGAAGGACTTGAAAAGTGAGCATGCCCCTTTCCTGTGAGCCCCTGGGCATGGGCCCTCCCCCCTTGGTGTGGGTCCTGGCAAACTCACCTGCCATTGCTGCTCCCTCAGACCCAGCGTCTCACTTGCCTggcaaaggagaaaagcagagtCATGATGAAATCACACCCCAAAGCCTACAGGGCACCCTGTTGGCCCTGGGATGTGACTTCCACCCCCACTGGCCTGGTCAAAGGTGAAAGCAGCACCTCGTGAGACATGTCACTTCCTGTGCCACTCACAGCTTCCCATCCTTCCCCAAGCTCTCTTCCCAGAGCTCCCTGAGGCCCAGCAGAGCCCAAAGCTAACCTTCTGGCTCTTTCCCCCATGAACAGATTCAGAAAGTGTAGAAGACCTGAGGGTTGACtttattctagaaagaaagaaagaaagaaagaaagaaagaaagaaagaaagaaagaaagaaaagaaaaaaaaccctcctacAGGCCAAggtttcttcttcctcacttccCTCAACAAATCTTTGCACTGTTGAGTCGCAAAGGACCTCAGAGAGATGGAAAATTAGGTGAGGTCAAGCACATGAACAGTGACAGAGACAGGAACCAATTTTTGGAACTCGTTTGGCTCACAATGGCAAGTCTCCGATACCTCTAATGAGAAGCATGTTCCTTGAAATCAGGCAGCACATGTTGAAGAAGCAGGCAACAAGAGCCATCTCAGAAGTCATGGCCCAAACCCCAGTGACCCGCTGTGTTTGTCTGCACCGGACAGTGTACCGAGGATCTTCTGAAACTCAATGCAAGCGTTGCCTCTAATGTGAGCTATTGTCCAAAATCCTCGCTCCCGCTCAGGAATTACCCCACCACTATATAAACTGTGGCCACAGCACAGTGCGCTCCACACCACAGACTCCCACTCACACACGTATTCCAGAGCACATCTGGGAGCAATCACCCCATTGCTCCCCTCCCCAAGCAGAAGCTCTGGTTTTATGACTACATGCATGCAAGACATGTGAATGGTGTAACCCGTTGTGCCACCCTTTTTGCCTAGGCTGCCAGGAAGTTCAGTGTTAACATTGACCACCAAGCACAGGCACGCTGGAAGCCCAGCTGTTGAGCACATATGCTTCTCCCTTGCAGCGTGGCGCACGCTTTTCTATTTATGTGTTCAGAGTCTCATGTATgtttcaaatataccttctaaTCTTTTTGGCAAACAGGctataaatcataaataaaattaaagctaTAGGGAAAACAGCAAATTTAATATCCGTCTATGGAAACATCATGTCAAGGGGGATTTTCTCTTTTGAACCCCACAATGATCCCATCCAAAACTATCAATGAATGAATCTGTCAACAGATGGGTCTGCCATTGTAAGAAAAGTTGGCCCTTGATGTTTGAAGAGTGAAGAGTGAAGATGGACTATTTATCTCAAAATTCTGCTTCATTACTGATCTCTACGGTTCCCTGGAGGGGGGTAGCAATGCCAGTCACATGGTGATGGTGTGAGTGTGGCATGCCTAACAGCAAGGGTTTTCACTGAATTAAAAATGGAGCTGTTGTGTCAGggtttgaaaagaatgagtaaagGCTGTACTAATAAATGAAGATAGAAAACCATACACTTCACTGCTTATCAAAGAGAACTGCCGTGTTGTGTTTGTTCATATTGATGTGGAAAAATTACATAACGGCTTACATATAGCCCCCCTCTTGTCCCAAACACACCTGACTTTGGTGCATGCACACCCACACAGATCATAGCCGCGAATGAGTGCTCTCCTGACACCTGCCAAAGTTATTAGTTCATTTTTAACCTTCAAACAAGCCAGGAACTCCCCTCAAACAGCTCACAGGGCATGGCCCACTCCAATAATAATTCtgtagctgctgctgctgctgctgctgctgctgctgctgctgctgctatgaggccgcctcccccaccttccccaaaATTTagcgcctgcttcttcccctaTAAATACACCATCAATAGGGCATTGCTATGGCAACAGTGAGGAAGCCAGGAGGGCTCCACGACAGACAGAGAATGCTGCTGCAGTCACGCATGTACATGTCCCTCCTACCCCTGGTGGATACTGTAAGGCTGATTGTAGGCCGAAGGAATTTTTAACCCACTCCCCCCAGGAACTCAGCTGAATCCTGAAGgcctggaaaggaaggaaggcagggaccGGCCACCACAAAGACCTTAACTCCAGCCTAGGCTGAAGCTTCCAAATCACAGCACTCTGAAACATCGCTCGCAAAGTCCCTCGCATGGGGACAGGAGGCCATCAGAGCACCGGGTGTCCCAAGACGTGGCCTCCAAACTACTTCTCCAAATCCTAGCCCTTTTCATTCCCCTCACTCAGAACTGGTCGCCAGGAAAGGCTTCTGTGATCGCCAAAGCTCAGGACTCATCAACCCACCCAGTGACATGGAACTCCCAAATTATGCTCATACTCAAACTCTGGGCCCTCCTTGTCCCCTTCCACTCATGCCAGCCCTTAAAGCGCCCATCCTTGCCCACCGTCACCCGCCAGCTGCGCCCTGCCCATGAACTCCAGCTTCTGGCCCAGCCACACTCTTCTCCTGGGTCTGCTCAAGACCCCCAACTCCTTGGTTCGGTCGGACCCTCCCCCAAAAGTGCCCCGCGCCCAGCTCGGTGGCCTTGGACACCGAACCATGCCCTCGGGGCTGGGGCGCCCAACCCAAACGGCCTCACCGTTCTCTGGGCCCAGGAGGCTGCCGCCCTGTTTGCGCACGCAGCCCGCCACCTCGCTGCGGCGCCTCTTCCAGCAGGGCCCCTGTCCCCGCCCACCTGCACCCCATCGGCCAAGCCCCCCGCCCAGCCCAGccgtctcctccctccctccctccccgcccgcGGCCCTCCCGCCGCCCCGGGGGCCCCCGTAACCGACCCGGCCAAGGCCAGTGCCGAGGTGCGCCTGTAGCTCCCGCCCCTCGCAGCCGGGCGCCCGGGCCCTGCCCTTTACCTCGgcacccccctgcccctgctctcctctGGGGACTCCGCCGCTGCCCGCCCCCCACGCCCCGCTGCGCCAGGTCTGGCCTCGCGCCCCGCGCCTTGCGCGCCACCCTCGAGCGCCACGACCACCGTGCCCTGATCGCCAGGCCGCGATCGTCGCGCCGCACCGCGCGCCGGGCCGCCCGGCCGAGGACAGGAGAGGGCTGGGGGCGAGGAGAGCGggccgagggggagggagggcaggccgGCAAGCTGGGCGGGAGGGGCGGTGGCGCGCACCGAGCACCGCGCGCCCGCGCCCCAATCCGCCGGCAccgcccctgcccccgcccttgctgccagggggcggggcctggccgGCGGGCCCGGGACGCGCCAAGGACCCCCGGCCAAAGGTACGGGCCCCGTCATGCCTCTGGGCACTGGCCCTCGCAAGCCCGGGCGCCAAGGCGGGCTGGGGCGGCCGCGCCCTAGGCCCACGCGCCAGGGGCCCCGCGCAGCGCACCACCCCCCAACTGTCCCCGACCCAGGCTCACCTGTCATTGTGGCCAGCCCGCCCCCGAGTGCCAGCCGAGAAAAGAAGGGGCTCGTGCCAGCAGCCTGGGCCCACCTCGCCGGGCTCCAGGCGGGCCCGCCGAAGGGCTGGTTTGAGGCTGCGTTCCGCCAATGACTGGGTGACCTTGGCTTCTTCACTtacctcctcccccccccctgcCCGGGGAAGGCAGGCTTCTCTCCTGTCAAATCTGGTAAATGGGGAGAATCCTGCCTCCCTTGCGGGGCTGCAGCGAAATAAAGGAGGAAACGGGCTTGGGAAACTCTTAAGGCgcagaaaggggagaggaaggggagggcggTGTGGGGGGGTGGAGCGGGGAGGGGGCTCAGGAGGCCGCGCTGTGGGAGGTTCAGCATGACAGGACCAGACGCTGGTAGATGACTAGTCCAAGAAGAACCACGCGACGACGTGGACTGCTAAGGGAAGGCAGGACCGTTCTGGGGGAGCTCAGGATCTGGGTCTGCCAAAGCTTCCGAGGAGGGGTCCAGTGCACCCTGCTGGGTTTTTGGGGTTCTTTTTGTTCTCTGCACCTCTGGAACCCACCTTGCAGCTGAAGTGGGCGCCtctcccacccctttccccaTTTTGATGTTTTGGGCAGGATGATCCTGAGAAGGCTTACCCGGAACTACCCCCACCCCAATTCCGGGCAGAGGAACACCAACCGCCCTGCCTCCAGGGTCGTGGAAAATAGGGAGGAAAGGCCTCCATCACCTCGGGCCTCTTTCACTCCAGCTCCAGGAGCTGagcagcccctctgcccctccctgtccctgcccttttctcctcccccttgCCCCGCTCCCGGGGCTTTGCTCTCCACCCCTGTAGCCTGTTCAGAGGGTCTTCCCCTGGCTTGCTTACTCTTGCAGGGCTGCAGGAACCCgctttgcccaggacagccccttTGTGCCCTCCTGGATGAAGGCAGGAGGGCTGCATCCCCTTGCCTGTGGGGCAGGCTTTCACAGAAAGAAATCAAGATCCCCTGGGGATAAGAACGGGGGTCCTTTGGAGCCCAAAGGGCTGTGTATGCTTTAGAGCCCCCCTCACTTCAGGGGGAGAGAGCGTGGGCCCTGGTTGGTGGTAGAAGTGGTTTGGATCTCTTCAGAAATTTACTTCCTGGGTCTCCTAGTCCACCACCAGGTTCCCATCCTGATCTTAACCATGTCCACAGGCAACTTCACACAACTTTCAGTGTGTGAGGCCCCGGTCTATGGCTTTTGCACTCCTCTCAGCACCCCCACCTAAGCTTCTAGTTCCCTCCCTACCCAGAATGCCTTTCCTCCCACTGTCAGCCTCTGTGCACTCGCATTCATTCTTCCCACATAGCTCAGATGACATCTGTCCTCAGATCTTGCAGGATTCTCCTCCCCTGCCCATGTTGACTGTTCCATTCTCGGGCACTCTGTCTGCAGATGCTAAGGGTGGGAAGGGTGAAAAGCGGCCCCTCTGCAGCGTGCTACTGCTTCAATTCCTGACAAGACCACACATCAGCTGTGATCCtgagcaagtgacttaacctctccaCATCtcatctcaatttcctcatctgtcaaaggaGAATGATAATAGTAGCTCCCTCAAAGGCGGTGAAGAGAGCAAATGGATAGTCACACCAAGGGTGCCGGCATCCAGCTGCATTATGTACCTTGGTTGCTCATTTGAGCTGCACACTCACCTCCTTTATCTTGGGGCCAAGGGACCTTGTCTCTTCATGTGTCCCTTGCATCCAACAGTCTCATCCACAGCACGCCCACCAGATGCTTGCAGAGCTGAGGTAGGAGAGGCCCAGTTGAGGTGAGGAGCTGGAGTGAAGGTCTATCTTCAACTTACCACCACAATGTTGTCCCCAACATCACCAGAAGCTCTGGGCCCTGTTTCCTCCCCATGGGGATCCTGAGTCTGGGCTTCCTCCAGACCTTAGCTTCCTCAGAAGTCTTTCTAATTCCCTTCGGGAGGGCTCCAGGCACTTCCAGGGACCAGCTTGGGAGGGCTGAAGGCCTCCCTCTCCCTAAAAACTGCTTTGAGATCTTGATCTGAACAGCCCTTGGTCTGCACCAGGATGGGAAAGGTTTGGCCACTGGCTTATCCACCTTGGCTAGGCACCCTGCAGGTTGGTGAGCTCTCAAGGGTTTTATTTTCCAACCAAATTGCACCTCCCCCAGACTACTGGTGCAGACCCTCATTATCTAAATCCCAGTGAGATGCTCTGGTCTCCCTGTGAATCTCCACTCTTCtccatctccacacccaatgtgcaCACTTCTCTTACTTGCTACCAAGTGGTGTTGGTGATCTCAACAAACACACCTTGGCACACATCAAAATTGCATATATAGGGCACTAAGGATTGTGGGAGGACCCACCTCCAAAAGAGTGTACAGTACatttgctaataataataaaagatggcAAAAGGCAGactacatttcaataaaaattccCCATATGTTgcaagagaaaagacatttttacCCAACCTTGTCCTAACTTCTAACCTATTTCCATTCCTGATCCATATCCCATCTGGCAGGACCAGTTTCATGGGTGTGTTCCCTACACTTGGTTTAAGGCTCTGCTGTCTCCAGCTGGAAATTCTTAATTCTTAATACTTTTTGAACAAGAGACCTGTATCTTTATTTTGCACCAGGACCTACAAAGTATGCAGGCAATCTCACCCATTGGTGACATTCTCAACATCCTCAATCCCATCCCAGCATCTCAACCACCCCACTGCTCTTCTGATTCCTCCCCTCATCCCCTCTGCAAGCTTTGGCCAGTCTCTCCTTTCTTCACCTCTCAACTGCACTGATTCCATCATCTTCTGCCACATGGCCTCTCCCTAACCCCATCCTTGTGTCTCATCCTTTGGCTGAGACAAGTACCCTCTTCCAGCCTCATTCACTCTTGGTGCCTCATTCACTTTTGGCACCTCATTCCTTACCTGAGCCTAAACACTGATCTTCACCCCATAAGAGCCTCAATGCATCTTTGCACACGGATTAACCAATCACTCAAGTACATGGGCTGAATTACACCTCCCCAGTttacatgttgaagtcctaacccccttacttcagaatgtgactgtatttggagatagggtctttacagaggtcattaagttaaaatgaggttattaagGTGGGTCCTACTCCAATCTGTCTGATGCCCATATGAGaaaaggagattaggacacaggcaCACAGGAAAAGTCATGTGAAGCATGTGAAGACACAGGTAGAAGGCagctatctacaagccaaggagggGGGCCTCTAAATAAACCAATTCTGATGACACTTTGGtcccagacttctggcctccagaattgtgagaaagtaaatttctgttgcttaagccagtctgtggtacttcGTCAGGGCAGGCTGAGCAAACTAAGACATCAAGTATGTACTCAGTTCTATTATGTACCAGGCAGTATTCTAGGACTTGGGATTACAGgagacaataaaacaaacaaaagctccTACCCTCATGAAGTTtagacaaaaacaacaacaacaacaacaaccccactatggagaagaatgaaacagagAAGGGTCTTTGGGGTGTAGAGTATTTAGATACAGTAGTCAGGAAAGGACCCAgtgaggagatgacatttgagccaAGATCCAAAGGATTTGAGAGGCCATACTGTTCCAAGCTGTGGGATCCACACATGCCAGAACTCTGGAATCAGAGGCATGTCTGGCATAGCCTGggggcacccaggaggctggtgtggtgaagtggaggaggagagtgGGGATGAGGCCGGGAAGGCCACAACAGAGGGTGGTAAGAGATCATGCAGGGCCTTGCGAGGACTTTGGCTGACAAAAAGATGTGGAGAGACATTGAGGGGCACTGTGATCTGATGTCTATTCTCATACAAGTGATCAATGGGGCTGCTTCCTGACAACAgattaaagagagaaaagagtggaagcagggagacaatTTCGGGACTCTTgaaataatccaggtgagagacaATGGTGGTTTACACCAGATGATGCAGTGAAGCAGTGAGAGGTAGGCAGATTCTGGGTAGGTTTTGATGACAGATTGGTATCAGGCTACGGT containing:
- the PRRG3 gene encoding transmembrane gamma-carboxyglutamic acid protein 3, which translates into the protein MAVFLEAKNAHSVLKRFPRANEFLEELRQGTIERECMEEVCSYEEVKEVFEDKEKTMEFWKGYPNAVYSVRDPAQSSDAMYVVVPLLGVALLIVIALFIIWRCQLQKATRHHPSYAQNRYLASRAGHSLPRVMVYRGTVHSQGESSGHREAGSNPQVVLGPSRGSRTTVRLESTLYLPELSLSRLSSATPPPSYEEVTAPQESSSEEASVSYSDPPPKYEEIVATNLGSDK